Below is a genomic region from Spartinivicinus marinus.
GTCCAATGTGTCGTGTATAGCTCCTGAGAATCCTCACAAGTCGCTTTTACCTCACACCAATAAATGGAGATGGGTTGGCCTGAAGCGAGCTTACAAAGCCTCTCAGCCCCTCTAATGACATCTAGTGCATTTAACCTTGATAATACAACAACAGAAGCACATCACTAGACGCCCTCAGAGTTGCTATAAGGCACTTTAAGCTTTAGCCATGAAAACATACCAGGATAAGGATAAAACAGCTTACACGGCATATGAAGAGAGGGCAGGACCACGGCTGTATTATATGGACAACAAAAGGAGAAGCTGGGCTTGGAGGTTTACTTAAAGATGACTAAAGGAGAGTTAAAAGTCAGCTAAAAGATGACCAAGGTAAAGCTTAGCCTTGGTCTTGAGTAGCTTACAGATATTGTGTCTTAGTAGGTAATTATTTTTCTTATTAATTGGGAAATAAACAACAAAGAAGAACAAAGCTGAAGGTGTATTAAGGTTTAGCTAAGGTGAGCTTTAAGTCATCTATATTCATAGGAGTCTTAAAGTTAGCTTAGGCATCCTTAAGATAATCTCTAAGTATCTATATGTATCTTAAGGTTAAATCTTATATTTCAACCCAGGGGGAAATGTCTTCTAAGTTGCGTGGTAACTCAAGCCCCCGGATACCAAGGGCTTCAGCGATTGGCCTTTTTAAGATTCGTGCCTGCTTTTTGTACAAAAAGATTGTTATTTATACATCGAAACAGTTCTGCCACAAAAACTTAACTTTACCATCATGGTACTTACGTTTATATACTGTCTTATTTCTGTCACAAGGATAGTGTAATGGGAAGTGTTGTTATTATTGGTAATGGATTGGGAATGGCTATTGCTCCCTCAAAATATACGCTTAAAAGCGCTTTAGATTCAGTTAATAATATCCACCCTAAAATAGACTTAATAAGAAAATTTATTTCCAATACACTACCTGATAATGAGGAGGTGTTAGGACAACTACAGTTACCTTTATTTTCCTATAGGGCTTGTAGGCTACTGAATATACCTCAAGAAAAAAGCGAACTAAAAGAGCTAGATACAATTTTGAATGATTATGTTTACGAAGTATCTTGTTATTTTCATAATTTAGTCCCATATACTGTCATTGAGGATTTTATTAATCATTTATACAGCTACATAATGAGGACAACATCCCATATTGCTACTTTAAACTATGACAATTTATTATATAAAGGCATTTTAAAACATAAGTACCGTACAGACCAAAGTATTGCAGATGGATTTTTGTTTGGCCCCATAAACTCAAGAAATAGCTATATGGTTTACAAGTCTAAAGAATTCAACTGGAAAATAGAAACTCAACCGAAGTACTTACATTTGCATGGTTCTCCTTATTTTGTAAACAATTCTCATGGGATTGTAAAATTGCGCGATACAGTAACAAAGTTATACAACAATACAACTGGAGACATTGATGAGGTTGATGGTAAAACGAAAGGTAAACACATCGTACTAACCAGTGTTGAACATAAAAAATTTATTATTGAAAACTCCCCTTTACTAAAAAAATACTGGTCAGTATTGAAGCACCTAATAGGAAAAAATAAAACCATAATTATATTTGGATACTCAGGTTATGACACACACCTTAACGAATTGATATCCCTCTACCCCAAGAAGAAAAAAGCAATAATTGAGTGGGAAGAAGCAGGAAAAGATGATGGAGGTTATACAAAGGAAGATAGGTTAGAATTCTGGTCCAAAAGACTGAAAACTCACGAAAGCAACATCATCTTAGAACAAATGGCAAACATAACAGAATTCACAGCTTGGGATAGCCTATTCGAGAAGAAAAAACAAGCAGCAACTGCCTAAAGGGAGCCTAAAGCTCCCCCAAAAACTAAAACCCAATGGCTGCAGCTTGTATCGCCGTCTTTATCTGTGAGGAGCCATTCATACACATTACACTTGACTTAATTCCCGCTGGGTCCGCTTCAGCAGCGTGTCTAAATTTAACAGCGGTCCCACATGACGCAAGCCAACCGTAAACGTTAGGGCTTTTTGGAATACACTGGAGTAAAGTGCCTAAAGCATGACTCTTACCCGCACAGCTTTCTAGCTTCCTTATGCCCTCTTCAGTAGCCCTGACCACATTGTCATTTACATTATGAGGCGGGACATGTAAATCAAAAACAATAGCTATAATTTTTGAGATGTTTTCTTTATCACTTTGTAGCAACGGCATTTGTATGCACCTTATCCAGTTCAAGCGAGTTTAAAATTTGGCTAAGGTACTTCTCAGCACCACCTTTTAAAGTCATAAATAAGACCTGATGCGTATACTGCTTATTCGCAAGCACTAAAGAGGTTGCCTCAGAGCCAACACCAACATAAGCCTTCCAAGGGCCTTTGTGATATTTCTTCAGTTTGGCATCCGCTTCAAACATACCTTTTGTGATATATAAAATGCCTGTCGCAGAGTTATTGAAAGGTAATTTTTTAGGCAGCTCTTTTACCGAGGTTTTAAAAGTGTAATCTAAAGCACTGGTCAACTCTTTGTGGCCGTCAACAATACGGTAACTAATCCTTTTTCCATCCTTATAAACTAAGCCTGCCCCTTGGTTACCGATTGTCCTTACTGCATCAGGTGCTGGTACAACAAATGTAAAGTGGAAGGAGCCTACAAGAAATCCATCAGTAGCTTTTTCCTCTGGCCACTCGGCATCCTCAGCTACAGCTGTGCACACAGCTTTATGACAGAAATCTTCAGGCCTTCCTTCATCCTCGTGCTTTTCCTTACAAGCCCAACTAAAGGCTGTCAGTGAGCACAAGGCCAACCCAAATAATAACTTCTTTCTCATTACAACCCCTTTGAGGTCCATCTTTAAGTAGTCGCTAATAATACCAAGGTCGTGCAAGGTGTATAAGTACAACCTTGGTGTTATGTGAAGTGGTAAAATTAACTACAAAAAGTCCCTACTTCTTTCTTTGACTTAAACCCTAGGCAATCTTCAGCAAACTTTTCAAACTCAGCTTCCAGTGCTTCCGCTCGGTGCCTCTCAGCCTCCACAGCTCCATCAAGCGCCATCTGCTCAACCCAATACGCAACAGCCCCTGCGACAGCCTCAAGCCTGTCATCGTGCTTCAGGGCTCCTCTGTCGTGTGTTATGCGTGACATCTGGTAAAAGAGGGAATAGCTAAAATCACCCTCACATTCCTTGTAATCTTTTTCTATAAGACGGGTGTCGACTATTAGCCTGTGCTGGCTCATGACAGGCTCAAGCGAATCAATAATACGCTTTTCTTTTTGTCCCTTAGCCCTTTTGCCCTCAACTTGGCAACTGTGTACCTTTCGTAGGATGGGCTTAAATAACTCAATGAACATGCCATCACCGAAGTTATCTTCCACTTGCACCATGTTCACTTTATGCTGCTGGGCAGTATTAGCTAATTTTTGCAAGGTGGAAGGCGTATAGCCATCACGGTAACCGCCAGCGTCAATTAGGAACTGATAGCCGTGTAAAAACTTGACCACAGCATAACTGGTTTCATCGGCTCCCCTGCCACTTGGGTCAATAAACATGACAGAGCCTGTATATTCTGCCATTTCCTTGTCCATCCACATTGGCGAGTAAAAGCGGTCACCATCTAAGCCAAGCGTAGGTACATCTATGACTTTATCGGTAGAGTTACACCAAGCTAAATCAATAGGTGCTCGTTTTAAGTCAAGGGACATCGCCATTAAGTCAGCCAATTTAAGTGGATATCTCTCAGCATCACTTAAACTTGTGTCCAACATAAATTGCAGACCAAATCCCGACGTACCATAAGACAAACGCCTTTCTGCTAGGTTTGAATCAGTAAATCTACGCGGCTCTGTTGTTCTACCCACTAGGGCTAAATTATTACTAGCTTTTTCTTCAATAAATGGAGCTAAACGCCCTTTCCATTTTGGGAATTCAGAGGGGTCAGGATATAAGGCAGTCCATACACGAACAGAATAATTTCGTTCTGACAGTGTATTATACACAGACATTTCTGTTTGGGGTGTTCCTAAATAGGTAATTCCCGCTTCTTTATTAGGCTTCAAAACTGCATCAAATTCTTTAACTGCTTCAGCTATTTTTTCACGGGCAAGTTGAGTTTCACTGTTATTTGTAACTTCTATATCGTCAGCAATTATTAAATCAGCGCGGGAGCCTGTAATTTGACTTTTAATACCAACAGAACGTATGGAAGGACTGTCATCAGAGTCTGCTGGCCCCACATCGAATGCGATTTTAGTATCTCTTTGTCCTTTCCTTGGACGCAAAAAATGTAAAAAAGGTATTTCCTCTAAAAGTCTACGTGCAAAGTCTGTGAAATTGCCTGAGCGTGTACTTGAAGCAGAAACAACAAGTACTCTTGTCTGAGGGTCACAATAAAGACGCCATAAAGCATACGCAACTGTAATCCAGCTTTTACCTACCCCTCTAAAAGCCATGACTATTTTCCGTTTTGGTCCATGTTGTAAGTATTTAGCTATATCTATCTGTATTGGGGTTGGTTTAGGTAGTTTTTTGTATTTCCATATAACAGTTAAGAAGAATACAAAATCTGTCTTTAATCGGTGTTCTAGTTCTTTCTCTCTTTGTTTCATTAATTCCTGGTGGGTTAATATAGGCGGGAACAAGGAGGGCTTAGAGCAGCCCTCAGCTTGTTTATTTAGTGGGTATAACGAACGTCGTCCGGGTCGAATGGGTCTACTTCATTCAGTTTATTTTCAAGTTCAGCTAGCGGACTCGTTGGGGAAGGAAATTCATTAATATGGTTATCTTTCAGCATTTGGCGAGCCACGTTTAGCTCTGCTGCTTTCATTTCTCCGTTGCGGAGTTTTTCAAGAAGGTGTTCGGCTAGCTCTTTGTGTAGCTGAGCTAATAATACGTTTACGTCTTTATCAGTCAAAAAGTCTCCTATTAGTTAATTAAAGAGCCATCAGGACGAAATTCTAAGGCTGACTCTTTACCCACAGCAGTTGCATAAGACATCGTAAAATAGCCGTTTTCGTGCTCGATTAAGTTATATGGGTGATTAATCTGTCTAAATAATTCTTCGTAATCTACCAGTGTCTTAGTGAAGTCATCAGTCATTTAGAGCTTCCTTTTCAACGATAGCCACAATTTCATCATCTATTTTATTATCAGTCCGTTTAGCCATTTCTTTTAACAAGGTTAGGACTATTTTCTTCACTAGTTTTGTCGCAAGAAATCGTAAAATAAAACTATTTATCATGTTTTCTCCATCCTCTATTTTTCTTTTGATTTGTTATTCGCAAATTTCTAACACTGTTATTTAAGGGGTTTCTATCTTTATGGTCTACGTCCTTACCATCACCTTTCTTAGCGAGACCCTTTTTAATCATTAAGCGTCTTGCTGCATTACGCATTGCGCGTCTCTTTTTCTGTTCAGGTTTACTGTGATATTCTTTATATTCTTTTTTATAATTCCTCATTTGCACCTAATAGTGTTGTCTCCATAATGCTAATACGTTTATCCATTTTATAATTCAGCTTGGTTAAATCATTAACTACCTGAGTTAGCGTTTCGAGGTGCTTATAATTAGCTTCTAAATTACTTAACCGCTGCTCTATAAGAACGACGTAGCTGCCAAAGGCTAATGTGAGAGTAACTAAAATTGCAGGGAGGGAGGTTTTAAACCAGTCTTGCACTTATATATCAAGTCCTTCTGTATCTGGTGGAATTGGCCACGTTACTTCCTGTGGTTCATTATTTGTTTGCGGTATATCTCTTAGCTTCTGCCTGTATGAAGACCAAGTCTTTCTCAGCTCCTCAGACAGTTTATTATCGTGCATTTGGGTCCAATCTGTAGCACGCAATAAATTATTTCTGTGGCCGCGTATAATGTCCCAGGTGCTTATCTCTGAGTGGTCCTCGGTAACAACTGGGTTATACAGCTTGTTAAGCATGGTGCTTATGACAGGGGCTTCTGGAATATTACGGTTAAAGTAGGCATCTTCAGGCAGGGACCGGGATATTGCTTTTATTAACGCTTGTTCTGTTGGGTTATCTTCATCAATGAGGGAGTCAAGACCAATATTTATTTTAAATCCATTTTCCAGCTCAATATCAAGTGAGCCTGTATTTCTGTGGTAATTTATTATTTTAAATTTCATGTTTTATTTTATTAAATTCTCCTTCCTATTATGTAACTTGTATCTCTGTAGCCAGTTAAAGCAATGGACCCAACATTGTGTATAGCTATACCGGCTGTGCCTCCAGCGCCACCCGAGCCTAACTTGGGAAACTGCATGATACTGAATCCACGACCTCCTCCAGCACCTGCTGCCCCGTAGTTACCGCCATGGCCCCCTGCCCCACCTCGGGCAGTCTCTCTGCCACTACCACCGGCACCTCCTGCTGCATATCCACCTGAGCCAGCCCCTCTACCACCGTGACCGCCTGAGCCTACAAACTGATGACGGTCACCATCGTTACGCCGTTGGCCCCATGAGCCACCACCGCCGCCTCCGCCACCACCACCGGCATAAATACGTCCACCTGATGTATTGTAGAATTCTAAGCGTTTGCAGCCGTGACTAGGGTTAATCCATAACGCTGTACCACCAGCTCCTCCTCCGTGTCCATTTGTTGCGTGCCCTGTGCCGTTATTATTTTTTATTCCATGACCGCCAGGACCTCCGGCACCTTCTTTACCTAAAATGAGGGCATTATTAATTATTTTAACTTTCCTCCCGGCAAAGTGAGTGCCTAACGCCAAGGCCACGTTACTTGTCGTAGAAGCTTGGAAAGTGCCTGTTAAAGTGATTTCAATGTTACTGGCACCGCCAACGTGGGGTAGTAAATTTCCAAATAAATCAAAGTTGACGCCACCAGTTACTGTAGTACGCTTTAATGAAACTAATTTCCAGGTCCCATTTACATTGACGTAGACATCAGCCTCACGCCAGGAGCCGTGCACATTGACAAGGGCCGTATCTAGGGAACGCCAGGAATTATTAATATTTAAGAAAGTTTCTGACATAAATTAACTGTATTTAAGCCAAATATGGCCGTGAGTACCCCCTGAAGGGTTAGACGAGCTTATTTTAATATTGCCTTGATGATAGGCTTCATGACCTCCTATTGATGCTTTACCCGTTACATAAAAAGCGCCATGTACCGTTACATGGTTCCAAAGGCCCACACGATACTCACCGGTTCCTACTGAATTATTGCCGTGGACCATCAGGCATTTATGGGTTGTTCCGTCGTTATAGATGGCGGCGCGCCCTTGACCAACGCCAAGGGTGGGCCACTGAACATAATCATCAAAAGTCCAAGCGCCTTTTACTTCTGGCTTATATTTCTCAACATAGCCTTTTGCTCGGTTGGCCTCTCCATGTGCGCGATTAGCCTCCGTCGTTGCCTTATTTGCTTCTGCAATAGCTTTCTCTTTGTGCGCATTGGCAGTCACCATGTGTTGTTCAGTCTTCCCTCTTAATACCTCAGTATCACCTTTAATTGAAGTAGTAAAAGTTCTAGCTTCATTTAATGTTTGCTCTGTGTCAACTTTTAGTTGATTAGTTGACGCCCTAATCCGTTCTGTCGTTTCTCTTTCATTCTTTGCACGGTCGGCCTCTGCTCGCGCAGCAGGAATATATTGCGAATTCATGAAGCCTAGATTTACAACATCATTATTTTCAATTGGATTAGCAACATTTCTAATCCGTCTATTTAACGCATTAAATTGACCATCCTCTTTCATCTTCAGTAAGCCCTCGGAATAATCGAGCACTTCCTGAGCAACATAAAAAAGCTGCTCATTTGCCATGTCCAAGACTGCCTCAGATAAAATAGCGCCATCATCAAAATCAACGGCGCGTTCATGTAGTGGTGTCTCTCGTTTAACACGGACCACAACATTAGCTGCTGGCGGTGAGGATAAAGAGGCTACATTATTATTTATTGAGCAGTTAGCTTGTTTACCGGCAACATAAACTTTAATGTGGTTTGAGTTTAAGAATTTAAAAGGAATAGCAAAGTCTTTGGTTTGTCCATCGGCAATATAATCTTTGTATGATAATGCCATTAATTAATATCTGTCCTCCGAATATTTGGGTAAGTCTGTGCCTAAATTATGTAAAAACTGCTGTATGCCTAACATGTTCTGAAAAGGTAACGTGCGATATAAATTATTCCAATCCCTTTGTGAAAAATCGTAATTATTGCTTAGTCCTGCTCTGGCGATACCTGACACACCTGAAGAAGCTTTTTCTATCCAATCGTATGACGCGTTACCTGTCCAAACATTTGTCGCTAGTTCTGACATACGTGAATTAAAGAAAGGTTCGCCAGTCACCATCTCAGCGGCACTATCGGCAAACATGGGGAATATTGAAGCATACGCTGAGCGCTGAAAAGCTGCCTTTGCGATAGCTTCTGGCTCTAGCCGCTTACGTAGAAATTCCCGCCTGTCGTGTCTGCCTGTCGCTTGTAAATGAGTTTGGCCAACATAGACAAGACCAGCAAAGAAAGTTGAATGTAGGAACAGAGAAGCGGTTTGTAGGTCCCTATGCTTTAAACCATGCAACAACTGTTTTGAGTAAGCAGTGATAGCAAAGGTGCGGAATTGGATTAAGGTTTTGCCAAGCTCCTTGCTCATCAGGTAGGAAACACCGTCACCAAAGTCTTGCTCCTGAATAATCCGTCTACCCCACAAGCCTATTGCATAAGAAAATTTAGCGTGAACGTCAGGGTCCCACTTATCGAAATTCATCCGGGTTAATTTGCCGTTTTTACTTTCAACATGCCTGTATTCGTGTTTTATTTTGGATAGCAACTCATCATCAATACCAAGCTCCCGTAATCTATCTGTTGACATAACTCTTTTATTTTTCAGGCTATAATCCAGAAAATTTTGAGCCATACCTTTCATAGTTAGGTTTTGGAGCATGTGGTTAATTGAATGGAAACCCGACATGTTAGCTGTAAACTTGCCCATGTGGTCTAATCCACGCTCCAGCTTATCCCACTTATTTGTATGCCCATTAAAAGTCGCACCAAAGTCGTCTATTTGATTAGTCACCTGATGCATAAGCCGACCATTAGCCCAGCCACCCATCGCGTCTGAAAGTTCTTCTAGTAGGTTATCTTTATAATTACCATTCTCCATGCGTTTAATCATTTTGCGTAGCTCTGGCACATGCTTCATAAATTGAAGCCAACCAACGTGACTTAAAGCTGGTCCCATTTCCATCAGCTGAGCAAAGCCCACTTGGTTCATGTTGCGGGCATATTGGAGCTTTCTTATTGTCCGAAGAGTACGGCTACTTCTGGCTGTAGGGTCTGTATCAATGGGACGACCGACAAGGTGGTTATACTCGATTCCGAAGTTTTTTTAGGTTGACATAACTGCTAATTTATTTATGCAGCCGCTCTGTATTTTAATGAGTCAGTGGGCTCTTGTTTGCCCAAATCTAAACCCGCTAAATGCTTTTTCGAGCGGCGCTCAGGAAGCACACTGATTATTGCAGCGGTAAAGGCTTTCAGTTGCTGTTTTGGTTCATCAGCCGTGACAACTGCTTCTACAGTTTTTATTAGGGCTTCTGTTTTGATTCGCTCAGTCAAACAGCCAACAGGAAGCCCGGGCTGCTTATTTTCAAGGCGGACGGATTGCTCTGGATGTAGCAGTAACATATGGTCGTACAGCAGGCTCATGATCACGCCTCGCGTTGATCCTTCTTCGCCTTGTTGTTTGGCCAATCGGTTCCAGCCAGCATGTTGCTTCCAGTCCTCAATGAAAACCTCAACTAACCATCTCAATGTATAAACCCTAGCAATATCACCATGCCGCCAGGACATGTCGGATGCCACTAGATATCGATAATTTTTTTCTCCCTCATATTTCAAAGCAACCACAAACCGCTTTTTACCATGGGCTTTCACATAAACCCGAGCCGCCAGCATGGTGATTGACTGTGTTTTTTGGCCTCGGATAATTAACTTGGTATCGACGCCTGTTTGGCGTGCAAAGTAATGTGTAAGTCGTACTTTTTTTCCTTGGGAAAGGATTAGTTGATTGGAGCGTAATTGACTCACCACTTGAGCACCACCCGTCGCAATGGAAGCCTTATCCATGAATTCTGCTGTGCTATACAGTGCATCAGCAATGACCGCATTAATCTTTATATCAGAAAATGACAATGAAAATGCTTCAACCATCTCAAGTGCTAAAGCTTGTTTGGTCGGATAATCTGGGTTGGGCTTAGGTTTTTTGGGTCTTTCTTTTCCAGGAATACCCAGCCTCTTTAGGGCTTTATTTTTCTGACGCCAAGCACTTAACGCTGGATCAGGTGTATAAAAGCGAAAAGCAATCGGTAAGGTAGCTACAGGTGTCACCAGTAGCATAAACACTAGCTCTTGCCCTTGAACATAGCCGCCGGATTTTTTATGTTTTATTTTATGCACACCTTTAATACGTCGTGTTCTCTTGGAGCGGACTTTATCACTATCGTCAAAAATGAGTACTCCTCTCGTAATATGATAGTGATTGAGTACTTGTCGGACACTGGCTTGCAACAACAATGACCAGGCAATTTTACTATGGTAAAACATCCAACGTAATTGGTCCTGCTTGAATGCTCCTAAGCTACACCGCTCAAAAACAGCCCAGCAAAATACACCAGTGACACCAATTCCCATCAGCATAATAGTTAACCAGCGACACTGGATACGACTTAATCCAGGAGATTGAAAAGAAACAGTCAAGGTGTCGTTTAGAGTTTGAACAAACTTTATCACATGGGGAATAGGGGTAATCAACACAAGTCGTCATCAAGTCGCTATTGAAATACAAGCGCGATATACTACACCATCACTGGTCTGCAGGTGTCGTGTTGATCGTTCTTTGCTAGGCGAAGAAATGGAGCAATACCTGTAGTCCAGTCTTCTGAATCTCTCTCATCGTGCTAGTCAAGCATTAAAAACTTCGGAATCGAGTTATAGGCATCGTACAGTTGCTTTATTTCGAGCTTGTGGCGTGTCCTCTCAGCTTCTGTTTTACCAGGGTTATACGCTCGCTTCTTCTCGATTTTTTCCATGGCTGTCTTAAAGGTGCCCTCGCTGTCTATTCCTTGGCGGGCTAAGGCAATGTGACCCAGCATCGTATTGGAATAATTAAGGAAAAGTAATTCTGAGTCATTCTCCAGCAAGTCAGCTATTTTATTTTCGTCAAGGTCCACACGACTCTTTAAGCGTGTTGTTTTCCCCTGGTCTTTTTGTTTAATGGCCTTTTGGATTCGTTTAGCAATTTCAGCTGCTTTATTTGCATCAAGACCAAAATCATTAATTAACTGCTCAGAAATATTTTCATTAATGGCTTTATTTAACTGAGGTAAATTAACATTACCTTTTTTTGCCGTGGTAATAATATCGATAAAAGCCCCAGCTAGTTCTAAAGCAGCTTCGCCTTCAACATTATTAAATGCACCAGCTATGGTATGTTGAACTCTGGTGTAACCGGCTTGTTGAATTTGCTGGACTATCTTTGCAGCGCTCCAATGTCGAGGGCTGTAAAACTCATTAAAATCTACCTCCTCAGAGCCCCGCACAGGTACAGCATTCGGTATAGTCTCGTCACCCTGGGGTTTCTTCGCCATAGATAAAATACGCTTGTAGGCGTCTTTCAGCATATCTCCATGGGCTTTTACGTGCACATTATCAATGGCTTCTCCGCGAATATAACGGGTTACCATCTCATTAAAGCGCTCTCTGTGCTGGTGCTTCATACTGGACCCAACAGTAGAAATACCTTCAGCACGTAAAAAGTTATTAAAATGTTGATTGTGGCTTTTATAAAAGGCAACCATAAAACCATCGGTTTTCATACGCTTCCAGACGCTAGCCGCTTCTTTAACTAGCTCGCCTTTCTTTCCGCCTAATGCATCTGACATTAAAGCGGCTGAAAGTCCTCTAACTTCGTCTAAATCTGAGCTTAAATTAATGCCTGCTCTGTCAAAGCGCTGCTTACCAAACTCTGTTCCACGCTCTGCGCCATCTTCAAAAATAGCGGCTATACGTTCGTCTGGAGTTGGAATTGAACCATCTTTATTGAGAAGCTTTTTATATTTATTTTTCCCTGCCTCACTCAATTCACCACCAGCTTGTCGTATTTCTTCAAGTTCTGCTGCTTGCCTAAACTCATCAGCTTTAGCAGCAAACCGCGTACGCCAGCCTGTTATACTAGCTCCCATTAAGAAAGATGCAGCTGAACCAATGAGCACATCAGTAGCATCATAGGTTGGGTCCTGTGATGCAATATAGCCTTCAACTGTCGCTGAGCTTGCCGCTGTAAGAAGACCAGAGGATAAAATACGTTTAAACCGGGTAATTTTATGGGCTGCTAAGAGTGGCGAGGCTAAGCCCTCAGTTGCCACGGCCATTCCCCAAGCGCCAGGGTCAATGATGGAGGCAGCCAAACCAGCACTAATCCCCATAAAGGCACCTTGAGACATTAGCGTTTCTTTTCGTTTTAAGGACTCTAAAATCTCATTCCTAATTTGAAAGGCATGACCACGACTTACCGCACTATTAAATTCGTCGTGTAAATCTTCAGGTATCCCATTAATTAACTGGTCGTATTCTTCCATTGAAGGGACCCACGAGGGGTCTGGTACAAGGTCGTCACGGTTAAGTTGTCTTAATGCATGAGATGAAATCCAGTGCTCGTCAAGTGTGGTAGAAATAAATTCGCTGGTAGAAACGCTGTCCGCTAGCGCATCTTCTTTTTGCTCTATGTAAGCGTTGTACTGCTCGTATTGCCTATCTGAAATAGGCCGCATGGAAGTTATATCAGTGTCGGCTGGTTCACTCAGTTGACCAGGAAAAGTGCTATCGGTCTCGCTGGGGGACGTATCCGTAATTACTAAGCTTTCTTGCTCTTGCTTCAGGTGTGTTATTTTTAATTGCCTCCCTTAATTGGTTTAATTTATCCTGCTTCATTAGTTGAGAAACAGAGTCGTCACCTTGCCCCATCATTTGCTGATAAGAGAAACGGTAAGCCTTGTGGTTATTATCGAAGTAGAGGAAACCAGACTTTTTATCGACCAAACGGAAAAAGCCGCCTTCCATAGGTTCAAGGGCTAACTCTTCATCTGCATCAATAGCAGGATTTTCTTTTTTATAGTGGTCGATTAAATGACGGAAACGTGCAGTGAAATCTGCTTTATCATAATTAAAACCCAATAAACGCTTATTAATTAATTGGCCATCGATAACGTCATAGGTATTTTTTGTTCGATTAACAACAAGCTCTCTAGCTTTGTCCGGCGCTACTTTGCGTTTAATTAAATTGGTATACATAGCCTTCGCAGAAGCTTCAAGACCCGACAACATAGGAGGAGCATCCCCCCAATAAGGCGCCATCTCGCTCTTAATATCTGCTGCCACATCGTTTAACTCATTCCAGGTAGGCACAAGATGTTGTGTGTTTGGGTCATTCTCGACAGCTAAATGTTTATTTAAAGCTTCTTCCATTGTATCGCCTGTTTCCACATAGGCATCAATAGCAGCATAAGCAGTAGCCTCTTCATTGGATAGGTACATATCAACCATACCCATAGCTTCCAACCGCTTATAAAGATTAACCGCTTCCACGGTATTTTTCGGTATGTCTTTTTCAGAGGTTATAACAGCGCCTAATGAGGGAAGACCAGCACGCAAAGTAGACTGATACGGCTTATAAACAATGCCATTTTTCCGTAACTTTACATCGAAAATGTCTTGGCCATGCTTGGACCCGTATTGCTTTATATATTCCTGGCGGCTAAATT
It encodes:
- a CDS encoding DUF4917 family protein, which gives rise to MGSVVIIGNGLGMAIAPSKYTLKSALDSVNNIHPKIDLIRKFISNTLPDNEEVLGQLQLPLFSYRACRLLNIPQEKSELKELDTILNDYVYEVSCYFHNLVPYTVIEDFINHLYSYIMRTTSHIATLNYDNLLYKGILKHKYRTDQSIADGFLFGPINSRNSYMVYKSKEFNWKIETQPKYLHLHGSPYFVNNSHGIVKLRDTVTKLYNNTTGDIDEVDGKTKGKHIVLTSVEHKKFIIENSPLLKKYWSVLKHLIGKNKTIIIFGYSGYDTHLNELISLYPKKKKAIIEWEEAGKDDGGYTKEDRLEFWSKRLKTHESNIILEQMANITEFTAWDSLFEKKKQAATA
- the terL gene encoding phage terminase large subunit → MKQREKELEHRLKTDFVFFLTVIWKYKKLPKPTPIQIDIAKYLQHGPKRKIVMAFRGVGKSWITVAYALWRLYCDPQTRVLVVSASSTRSGNFTDFARRLLEEIPFLHFLRPRKGQRDTKIAFDVGPADSDDSPSIRSVGIKSQITGSRADLIIADDIEVTNNSETQLAREKIAEAVKEFDAVLKPNKEAGITYLGTPQTEMSVYNTLSERNYSVRVWTALYPDPSEFPKWKGRLAPFIEEKASNNLALVGRTTEPRRFTDSNLAERRLSYGTSGFGLQFMLDTSLSDAERYPLKLADLMAMSLDLKRAPIDLAWCNSTDKVIDVPTLGLDGDRFYSPMWMDKEMAEYTGSVMFIDPSGRGADETSYAVVKFLHGYQFLIDAGGYRDGYTPSTLQKLANTAQQHKVNMVQVEDNFGDGMFIELFKPILRKVHSCQVEGKRAKGQKEKRIIDSLEPVMSQHRLIVDTRLIEKDYKECEGDFSYSLFYQMSRITHDRGALKHDDRLEAVAGAVAYWVEQMALDGAVEAERHRAEALEAEFEKFAEDCLGFKSKKEVGTFCS
- a CDS encoding HNH endonuclease, whose protein sequence is MRNYKKEYKEYHSKPEQKKRRAMRNAARRLMIKKGLAKKGDGKDVDHKDRNPLNNSVRNLRITNQKKNRGWRKHDK
- a CDS encoding tail fiber assembly protein; protein product: MKFKIINYHRNTGSLDIELENGFKINIGLDSLIDEDNPTEQALIKAISRSLPEDAYFNRNIPEAPVISTMLNKLYNPVVTEDHSEISTWDIIRGHRNNLLRATDWTQMHDNKLSEELRKTWSSYRQKLRDIPQTNNEPQEVTWPIPPDTEGLDI
- a CDS encoding phage tail fiber domain-containing protein; translation: MALSYKDYIADGQTKDFAIPFKFLNSNHIKVYVAGKQANCSINNNVASLSSPPAANVVVRVKRETPLHERAVDFDDGAILSEAVLDMANEQLFYVAQEVLDYSEGLLKMKEDGQFNALNRRIRNVANPIENNDVVNLGFMNSQYIPAARAEADRAKNERETTERIRASTNQLKVDTEQTLNEARTFTTSIKGDTEVLRGKTEQHMVTANAHKEKAIAEANKATTEANRAHGEANRAKGYVEKYKPEVKGAWTFDDYVQWPTLGVGQGRAAIYNDGTTHKCLMVHGNNSVGTGEYRVGLWNHVTVHGAFYVTGKASIGGHEAYHQGNIKISSSNPSGGTHGHIWLKYS
- a CDS encoding transposase, whose amino-acid sequence is MLITPIPHVIKFVQTLNDTLTVSFQSPGLSRIQCRWLTIMLMGIGVTGVFCWAVFERCSLGAFKQDQLRWMFYHSKIAWSLLLQASVRQVLNHYHITRGVLIFDDSDKVRSKRTRRIKGVHKIKHKKSGGYVQGQELVFMLLVTPVATLPIAFRFYTPDPALSAWRQKNKALKRLGIPGKERPKKPKPNPDYPTKQALALEMVEAFSLSFSDIKINAVIADALYSTAEFMDKASIATGGAQVVSQLRSNQLILSQGKKVRLTHYFARQTGVDTKLIIRGQKTQSITMLAARVYVKAHGKKRFVVALKYEGEKNYRYLVASDMSWRHGDIARVYTLRWLVEVFIEDWKQHAGWNRLAKQQGEEGSTRGVIMSLLYDHMLLLHPEQSVRLENKQPGLPVGCLTERIKTEALIKTVEAVVTADEPKQQLKAFTAAIISVLPERRSKKHLAGLDLGKQEPTDSLKYRAAA